The genomic interval AGGTTCGGCTAACATCTACCGGTTTTCGATGGGAAGCCATTGGGGGACCCACGTAGATGCGCCCAACCATTTTTTTGAGAACGGGAGGAAGGCCGCGGATTATCCGCCCGAATTTTGGCTGTTCAGGGCTCCGCAAGTCATCGACGTCACGCTGGCTCCTTCGGAGATACTGAATTCCGGCAAGTGGCTGGAGAGCATAGACGGATCGAAGGACATCCTGCTTTTGAAGTCCGGCTGGAAAAGGCACAGGGACAAGGAATTGTACTGCAAGGAGAACCCTGGGATACATCCTGACGTGGGGATGTATATAAGGAAGAAGCTGCCTAACATAAGGGCCGTGGGGATCGACTGGATATCCGTTTCCCCGTTCTGCGCCCGTCCTATCGGCAGGCAGGCCCACAAGGCATTCCTGGACCCGGAGGGCGAGAACAACCCCGTCCTTATAATAGAAGATATGGACCTGTCGTGCAACCTCAAGGGCCTGTTCGAAGTGACGGTCTCGCCGCTTAGGGTTGAGGGAGCAGACAGCGCGCCATGCACGGTTATCGGAGGTTTCGATGATTAAGGCCGTTGTATTCGATTTTGACGGCGTGCTCGTCGAATCGGTCGATATAAAGACGAACGCGTTCGCCAAGCTGTTTGAGAATGAAGGCCCTGAGATCGTGAAGCAGGTCGTCGATTATCATGTCAGGCATACCGGCGTATCAAGGTTCGATAAG from Candidatus Omnitrophota bacterium carries:
- a CDS encoding cyclase family protein; translation: MIYRFLSHLLTEKLPAYGGGGHSLDMAKTGSVSGEGSANIYRFSMGSHWGTHVDAPNHFFENGRKAADYPPEFWLFRAPQVIDVTLAPSEILNSGKWLESIDGSKDILLLKSGWKRHRDKELYCKENPGIHPDVGMYIRKKLPNIRAVGIDWISVSPFCARPIGRQAHKAFLDPEGENNPVLIIEDMDLSCNLKGLFEVTVSPLRVEGADSAPCTVIGGFDD